One window of the Posidoniimonas polymericola genome contains the following:
- a CDS encoding amino acid aminotransferase, producing the protein MFESVSAAPPDAILGLTDAYKADPNPEKINLGVGVYQDEQGRTPVLGTVRAAAARLAADLASKSYLPITGSADYAEAVQKLMFGDQDEIPRSRRAVTAHTPGGTGALRVTADFIRQNFADATVWMSQPTWANHPAVFAAAGVPTKTYPYFDKASNGLNFEEMIAALKKIPEGDVVLLHGCCHNPTGIDPTAEQWAEIAKTLRTVGALPLIDFAYQGFGEGVKEDTAGLQAFCRPGEELIVCSSFSKNFGLYRERVGAATFVAADQDSMLRVASQVKRAIRSNYSNPPSHGAELVVTILQDAKLRKQWEGEVAEMRDRINGMRTLLVEKLAEHGAPGDFEFIKRQKGMFSFSGLTPDQVERLKNDYAIYIVGSGRINVAGITPSNVDRLAKSMADVLKG; encoded by the coding sequence ATGTTTGAGTCCGTCTCTGCGGCCCCCCCCGACGCCATCCTCGGCCTGACCGACGCCTACAAGGCAGACCCGAACCCCGAGAAGATCAACCTCGGCGTCGGGGTCTACCAGGACGAGCAGGGCAGGACGCCGGTTCTGGGGACCGTCCGAGCAGCGGCGGCCCGCCTGGCGGCGGACCTGGCGAGCAAGTCGTATCTGCCGATCACCGGCTCGGCCGACTACGCCGAGGCGGTGCAGAAGCTGATGTTCGGCGACCAGGACGAGATCCCCCGCTCCCGCCGCGCGGTCACCGCCCACACGCCCGGCGGCACCGGCGCCCTGCGGGTGACTGCGGACTTCATCAGGCAGAACTTTGCCGACGCAACGGTCTGGATGTCGCAGCCGACCTGGGCCAACCACCCGGCCGTGTTCGCGGCCGCCGGCGTGCCGACCAAGACCTACCCCTACTTCGACAAGGCGAGCAACGGCCTCAACTTCGAGGAGATGATCGCCGCGCTGAAGAAGATCCCGGAGGGGGACGTCGTGCTGCTGCACGGCTGCTGCCACAACCCGACCGGCATCGACCCCACCGCCGAGCAGTGGGCCGAGATCGCCAAGACCCTCCGCACGGTCGGCGCGCTGCCGCTGATCGACTTCGCCTACCAGGGCTTCGGCGAGGGCGTGAAGGAGGACACCGCCGGGCTGCAGGCGTTCTGCCGACCCGGTGAGGAGCTGATTGTCTGCAGCTCGTTCTCCAAGAACTTCGGCCTGTACCGCGAGCGGGTCGGCGCCGCCACGTTTGTCGCCGCCGACCAGGACAGCATGCTGCGGGTCGCCAGCCAGGTGAAGCGGGCGATCCGCTCGAACTATTCCAACCCGCCCTCGCACGGCGCCGAGCTGGTCGTAACCATCTTGCAGGACGCCAAGCTCCGCAAGCAGTGGGAGGGCGAGGTCGCCGAGATGCGCGACCGCATCAACGGCATGCGGACCCTCCTGGTCGAGAAGCTGGCCGAGCACGGCGCCCCGGGCGACTTCGAGTTCATCAAGCGGCAGAAGGGCATGTTCTCGTTCAGCGGCCTCACGCCCGACCAGGTCGAGCGGCTCAAGAACGACTACGCGATCTACATCGTCGGCTCCGGCCGGATCAACGTGGCGGGCATCACGCCGAGCAACGTCGACCGGCTGGCGAAGTCGATGGCCGACGTGCTGAAGGGGTAG
- a CDS encoding alpha-L-arabinofuranosidase C-terminal domain-containing protein, which produces MRRLFAILALLTCAAATAQQVDITVHVDQPAAEISPHLYGLFFEDINFSADGGLYAELVQNRSFEYYPVPGGNPLSQRYHPLYAWERVTHGDAACELQVEKGIPLNRNNTSYLAVRVRRGGEGAGVQNLGFDGIRLDKGDEYRVSLYSRWEDGRGAPLQVELVDADGKSLASTELEAGGRDWRKSEAVITAKANCDDARLAVTTTGRGKLCLDMISLLPVKTFKGRENGLRVDLAQSLADLNPKFFRFPGGCIAHGQGLENVYRWKDSVGDVAERRANWNRWGYHQTYGLGYFEYFQLCEDIGATPLPVLPVGVSCGFTPPYQCVPIEEIGPWVQDAVDLIEFANGPVDSKWGKLRAEMGHPEPFGMEFICLGNEEHDTPEFAERFPYFVEAVRKAYPDIKIIGTSGLGPGIPLYRQMQRQDVYSSDEHYYESPDWFVQHQDRFDDFDRNAPKIFVGEYASRGNRLQNAVAEAAYLTGIERNADIVDMACYAPLFADVNHTQWNAANLIHFDKRNLVKTPNYYVQQLFAKNKGDQFLTTDIEQKINQQDLPEYAGAVGVGSWSTAVAVRNARLNGEPLDPSDWTAHGGDFGVQDGEYRQTDEQAQGVISIAPAEAGAEATYELEARKLSGAEGVLLVFGCDDPENYFWWNVGGWGNTQHAIEHCVDGSKYAIIETRGSIETDRWYKLRVETEPGRIRCYLDGELVHDYQHPTPKVGVSSTFDKQTGEVILKLVNPSTEDLKAQVSLSGGKVQAKSVDSILLTGSPSAANSIEEPDNVEPTTSQVDVSDSFAVDMPASSVRVLRLPLE; this is translated from the coding sequence ATGCGCCGCCTCTTCGCGATACTCGCCCTACTTACTTGCGCTGCCGCCACGGCCCAGCAGGTCGACATCACTGTGCACGTCGACCAGCCCGCCGCCGAGATCAGCCCGCACCTGTACGGGTTGTTCTTTGAGGACATCAACTTCTCTGCCGACGGCGGGCTGTACGCCGAGCTCGTGCAGAACCGCTCGTTCGAGTACTACCCGGTGCCGGGCGGCAACCCGTTGAGCCAGCGTTACCACCCGCTGTATGCTTGGGAGCGGGTCACCCACGGCGACGCGGCCTGTGAGCTGCAGGTCGAGAAGGGGATCCCCCTGAACCGCAACAACACCTCGTACCTGGCGGTCCGCGTGCGCCGCGGCGGCGAGGGCGCCGGCGTGCAGAACCTAGGCTTCGACGGCATCCGTTTGGACAAGGGCGACGAGTACCGCGTCAGCCTGTACTCCCGCTGGGAGGACGGCCGCGGCGCGCCGCTGCAGGTCGAACTGGTCGACGCCGACGGCAAGTCGCTCGCCTCGACCGAGCTGGAAGCCGGCGGCCGCGACTGGCGCAAGTCCGAGGCGGTCATCACCGCCAAGGCCAACTGCGACGACGCCCGGCTGGCGGTCACCACCACGGGCCGCGGCAAGCTCTGCCTAGACATGATCTCGCTGCTGCCGGTCAAAACCTTCAAGGGCCGCGAGAACGGCCTGCGGGTCGACTTGGCCCAGTCGCTGGCCGACCTCAACCCGAAGTTCTTCCGCTTCCCCGGTGGCTGCATCGCGCACGGCCAAGGCCTGGAGAACGTGTACCGCTGGAAGGACTCGGTGGGCGACGTCGCCGAGCGGCGGGCGAACTGGAACCGCTGGGGGTACCACCAGACCTACGGCCTGGGCTACTTCGAGTACTTCCAGCTCTGCGAGGACATCGGCGCGACCCCGCTGCCGGTGCTGCCGGTGGGCGTGTCGTGTGGGTTCACGCCGCCTTACCAGTGCGTGCCGATCGAGGAGATCGGCCCGTGGGTGCAGGACGCGGTCGACCTGATCGAGTTCGCCAATGGTCCGGTCGACTCCAAGTGGGGCAAGCTGCGGGCCGAGATGGGCCACCCCGAGCCGTTCGGCATGGAGTTCATCTGCCTGGGCAACGAGGAGCACGACACGCCGGAGTTCGCCGAGCGGTTCCCGTACTTCGTCGAGGCGGTCCGCAAGGCCTACCCGGACATCAAGATCATCGGCACGTCGGGCCTGGGGCCGGGCATCCCGCTCTACCGCCAGATGCAGCGGCAGGACGTCTACAGCTCGGACGAGCACTACTACGAGAGCCCCGATTGGTTCGTGCAGCACCAGGACCGGTTTGACGACTTCGACCGCAACGCGCCGAAGATCTTTGTCGGCGAGTACGCGTCGCGCGGCAACCGGCTGCAGAACGCGGTCGCCGAGGCGGCCTACCTGACCGGCATCGAGCGGAACGCCGACATCGTCGACATGGCGTGCTACGCGCCGCTGTTTGCCGACGTGAATCACACGCAGTGGAACGCCGCTAACCTGATCCACTTCGACAAACGCAACCTGGTGAAGACCCCCAACTACTACGTGCAGCAGCTGTTCGCCAAGAATAAGGGCGACCAGTTCCTAACCACCGATATCGAGCAGAAGATCAACCAGCAGGACCTGCCCGAGTACGCCGGCGCGGTCGGCGTTGGATCGTGGAGCACGGCGGTTGCGGTCCGCAACGCCAGGCTCAACGGCGAGCCGCTCGACCCGTCTGACTGGACCGCCCACGGCGGCGACTTCGGCGTGCAGGACGGCGAGTACCGCCAGACCGACGAGCAGGCCCAGGGCGTCATCAGCATCGCCCCGGCCGAAGCCGGCGCCGAGGCGACCTACGAGCTCGAGGCCCGCAAGCTGAGCGGCGCCGAGGGCGTGCTGCTGGTCTTTGGCTGCGACGACCCCGAGAACTACTTCTGGTGGAACGTCGGCGGCTGGGGCAACACCCAGCACGCGATCGAGCACTGCGTCGACGGCAGCAAGTACGCCATCATCGAGACCCGCGGCTCGATCGAGACCGACCGCTGGTACAAGCTGCGGGTTGAAACGGAGCCCGGCCGCATCCGCTGCTACCTGGACGGCGAGCTCGTGCACGACTACCAGCACCCCACGCCGAAGGTGGGGGTCTCGAGCACGTTTGACAAGCAGACCGGCGAGGTGATCCTCAAGTTGGTGAACCCCTCGACCGAGGACCTCAAGGCCCAGGTCAGCCTGAGCGGCGGCAAGGTGCAGGCCAAGTCGGTCGACTCGATCCTGCTGACCGGCTCGCCCTCGGCGGCCAACTCGATCGAGGAGCCGGACAACGTCGAGCCGACCACTTCTCAGGTCGACGTGAGCGACAGCTTTGCGGTCGACATGCCCGCCAGCTCGGTGCGGGTGCTGCGGCTGCCGTTGGAGTAG
- a CDS encoding PRC-barrel domain-containing protein, with protein MTIKKWTTGILATVLGVALCATSANAQTQAQQDARQHQSGQQHAAQQRTANYGADASKLDQSSSGHTVRASSLIGKAIENPAEENVGEVSDIVLDARTGKIQYVAVTYGGFLGMGNKMFAVPYQAFKVTPDPDDANDPNDYVLVLDVTQEKLEGAEGFDEDHWPSATDPQFTRQMNERYGVKHQDDRRMNDRRSNATGAVNRNVNPNNQR; from the coding sequence ATGACTATCAAAAAGTGGACCACGGGAATTCTGGCGACGGTGCTTGGCGTCGCACTCTGCGCGACCAGCGCTAATGCTCAGACGCAGGCCCAGCAGGATGCACGCCAGCATCAGTCCGGCCAGCAGCATGCGGCTCAGCAGCGCACCGCCAACTACGGCGCCGACGCCAGCAAGCTGGACCAGAGCTCTAGCGGACACACGGTCCGCGCCAGTTCTCTGATTGGCAAGGCGATCGAGAACCCGGCCGAAGAAAATGTCGGCGAGGTGAGCGACATCGTCCTCGACGCCCGCACCGGCAAGATCCAGTACGTCGCGGTGACCTACGGCGGCTTCCTGGGGATGGGCAACAAAATGTTCGCCGTGCCCTACCAGGCCTTCAAGGTGACTCCCGACCCGGACGACGCCAACGACCCGAACGACTACGTGCTCGTCCTCGACGTCACGCAGGAGAAGCTGGAAGGCGCCGAGGGCTTTGACGAGGACCACTGGCCCAGCGCGACCGACCCGCAGTTCACCCGCCAGATGAACGAGCGTTACGGCGTGAAGCACCAGGACGATCGCCGGATGAACGACCGTCGGTCCAACGCGACCGGCGCCGTGAACCGCAACGTGAATCCCAACAACCAGCGGTAG
- a CDS encoding CsbD family protein, with translation MNWDQIEGKWKQAKGQAQQKWGKLTDDDLDVVDGKREQLVGKVQEKYGIAREEAEEQVSHFERSCSC, from the coding sequence ATGAATTGGGATCAGATCGAAGGCAAGTGGAAACAGGCTAAGGGCCAGGCCCAGCAGAAGTGGGGCAAGCTCACCGACGACGACCTCGACGTCGTTGACGGCAAGCGTGAGCAGCTGGTCGGCAAAGTCCAGGAGAAGTACGGCATCGCACGCGAAGAGGCCGAGGAGCAGGTTTCGCACTTCGAGCGAAGCTGCAGCTGCTAG
- the glgA gene encoding glycogen synthase GlgA, translating into MNILFATTEAAPFCKTGGLGDVCGALPIELEKLGDRPVVIMPAFRQALESGQPIESTGVRFEAPIGRKLVAGELLRSTLPGSGVPVYLIKQDEYFDRTELYGEHGADYGDNCERFVFFARAVLESIRALDLEVDVLHCHDWQAGLLPVYLKTIYADRTRYRDIATLYTIHNLAYQGSFWHWDMELTGVGWEYFTPQHMEFYGRLNFMKSALMFADVLTTVSPRYAMEIQSQPASCGLEGVLRHRSDQLFGVLNGVDYTVWNPETDPHIAANYGPENFQHGKAVCKAALQRELGLPERSGIPLIATVGRLAEQKGFDLIAEVLPRWAQQIDVQWVLLGTGEQRYHELLARLQAEFPERVAVRLGFSNELAHRIEAGADLFLMPSRYEPCGLNQLYSLKYGAVPVVRETGGLADTITNCTDATLAGGTANGFSFGDPNAHALSDAIDRGCRAYQDQGLWDNLVRTGMQQDWSWGRSARRYDELYRLAISQVREPATMG; encoded by the coding sequence GTGAATATCCTCTTCGCGACCACCGAAGCCGCCCCGTTCTGCAAGACCGGAGGCCTAGGAGATGTATGCGGCGCGCTGCCGATCGAGCTCGAGAAGCTCGGCGACCGCCCCGTGGTAATCATGCCCGCCTTCCGCCAGGCGCTCGAATCGGGCCAGCCGATCGAGAGCACCGGCGTGCGGTTCGAGGCCCCGATCGGCCGCAAGCTGGTCGCCGGCGAGCTGCTGCGAAGCACGCTGCCCGGTTCGGGAGTGCCGGTCTACCTGATCAAGCAAGACGAGTACTTCGACCGGACCGAGCTGTACGGGGAGCACGGCGCTGACTACGGCGACAACTGCGAGCGGTTTGTGTTCTTCGCCCGGGCGGTGCTCGAGTCGATCCGCGCCCTCGACCTAGAGGTCGACGTGCTGCACTGCCACGACTGGCAGGCAGGGCTGCTGCCGGTTTACCTGAAGACCATCTACGCCGACCGCACCCGCTACCGCGACATCGCCACGCTGTACACGATCCACAACCTGGCCTACCAGGGGAGCTTCTGGCACTGGGACATGGAGCTGACCGGCGTCGGCTGGGAGTACTTTACGCCGCAGCACATGGAGTTCTACGGCCGGCTGAACTTCATGAAGAGCGCGCTGATGTTCGCCGACGTGCTCACCACGGTGAGCCCGCGCTACGCGATGGAGATCCAGAGCCAGCCCGCCAGCTGCGGGCTGGAGGGCGTGCTGCGGCACCGCAGCGACCAATTGTTCGGCGTGCTCAACGGAGTCGACTACACCGTCTGGAACCCGGAGACCGACCCGCACATCGCCGCCAACTACGGCCCCGAGAACTTCCAGCACGGCAAGGCGGTCTGCAAGGCCGCGCTGCAGCGCGAGTTGGGCCTGCCCGAGCGTTCCGGCATCCCGCTGATCGCCACCGTCGGCCGCCTTGCTGAGCAGAAGGGGTTCGACCTCATCGCCGAGGTGCTGCCCCGCTGGGCCCAGCAGATCGACGTCCAGTGGGTGCTCCTTGGGACCGGCGAGCAACGCTACCACGAGCTGCTCGCCCGGCTGCAGGCCGAGTTCCCGGAGCGGGTCGCTGTGCGGCTCGGGTTCAGCAACGAGCTGGCCCACCGCATCGAGGCCGGAGCCGACCTGTTCCTGATGCCCAGCCGCTACGAGCCGTGCGGCCTGAACCAGTTGTACAGCCTCAAGTACGGCGCCGTGCCGGTGGTTCGCGAGACCGGCGGGCTGGCCGACACTATCACCAACTGCACCGACGCCACCCTCGCGGGCGGCACGGCCAACGGCTTCAGCTTCGGCGACCCTAACGCCCACGCGCTGTCCGACGCCATCGACCGCGGTTGCCGCGCGTACCAGGATCAGGGCTTGTGGGACAACTTGGTGCGGACCGGCATGCAGCAGGACTGGAGCTGGGGCCGCAGCGCCCGCCGGTACGACGAACTGTACCGCCTGGCGATTTCTCAGGTTCGTGAGCCCGCGACGATGGGGTAG
- a CDS encoding galactose-1-phosphate uridylyltransferase: protein MNELRRDPLTGRTVLFASGRAGRPNDFDQRRAAPPEQSSNGCPFCAGHESQTPPALAERLGPDGNWTQRVVPNKYPICGRRDSDVCAGAHEVLIESPRHIQTTSELGQEGLTGVLGVYGERLSFWRADGRFPCRMAFKNFGASAGASLAHLHSQLVALPLLSNQQAIEAALIAQHTAPAEAWRQWQEEELSDARRIVAEGPGLVAFCPTASRAAGELWLMPTEPTPFIEGTLADNADELAALLYPLLARLEEQILPAGYNLIVSTAPTEGVLQDAFCWRIEVVPRVAALAGFELSSGMYINTLPPEEAAARYRG, encoded by the coding sequence ATGAACGAACTCCGCCGCGATCCGCTCACCGGCCGCACCGTCCTGTTCGCCAGCGGCCGGGCCGGTCGGCCGAACGACTTTGACCAACGCCGGGCCGCACCGCCCGAGCAGTCATCCAACGGCTGCCCGTTTTGTGCCGGCCACGAGTCGCAAACTCCGCCTGCCCTGGCCGAGCGGTTGGGGCCCGACGGCAATTGGACCCAGCGGGTGGTGCCGAACAAGTACCCGATCTGTGGTCGCCGCGACTCGGACGTCTGCGCCGGCGCCCATGAGGTCTTGATCGAGAGCCCGCGGCACATCCAGACCACGTCCGAACTCGGGCAGGAAGGGTTAACCGGCGTGCTCGGTGTCTACGGCGAGCGCCTTTCTTTCTGGCGTGCCGACGGGCGATTCCCCTGCCGGATGGCGTTCAAGAACTTCGGCGCGTCGGCCGGAGCGTCGCTCGCTCACCTGCACAGCCAGCTGGTGGCGCTGCCGCTGCTCTCCAACCAGCAGGCAATCGAGGCCGCCCTAATCGCCCAGCACACCGCGCCCGCCGAAGCCTGGCGGCAGTGGCAGGAAGAGGAGCTGTCCGACGCTCGGCGGATCGTCGCCGAGGGACCCGGCTTGGTCGCCTTCTGTCCAACGGCTAGCCGTGCCGCGGGCGAGCTGTGGTTGATGCCAACCGAGCCGACGCCGTTCATCGAGGGGACGCTCGCCGATAACGCCGACGAACTGGCGGCGTTGCTCTACCCGCTGCTGGCGAGGCTCGAGGAGCAGATCCTGCCGGCCGGCTACAACCTGATCGTCTCCACAGCTCCGACCGAGGGAGTTCTCCAGGACGCCTTCTGCTGGCGGATAGAGGTCGTGCCGCGGGTGGCTGCGCTCGCCGGGTTCGAGCTAAGCTCGGGCATGTACATCAACACGCTGCCACCGGAAGAAGCCGCCGCAAGGTACCGCGGCTAA
- a CDS encoding alpha-amylase/4-alpha-glucanotransferase domain-containing protein: protein MSPFVRLVLVLHNHQPIGNFDGVFEQTYQDSYLPFLDVYERYEGLPISLHTSGSLIEWLAVHHPEYLDRVANLVEQGRIEVIGGPFMEPILTMIPGRDRVGQIRAYSQYLHDRLGATVRGMWMPERVWEQTLTADIAEAGIQYTVLDDYHFRNAGWTPDQLHGYYVTEHDGRLLSVFPGSERLRYTIPFAEPQATIDHLRGIAEQQPGSIVTFGDDGEKLGSWPDTKQHVYDNGWLCRFFEALLANQEWLKVTTPGEAVDNVAPLGKLYIPEASYREMTEWALPAVQQNAYHDTQHLLEDEGRWELIQPFTRGGFWRNFKVRYPETNEMYCRMLQVSNRLAKLRTQGDGGELLDAAQYELYRGQCNCSYWHGAFGGCYLPHLRNAVYKALIAADNLMDQHEGRGWEGDRSYWVEVDADDYNLDGRKEIRLASNRLKAFLAPGEGGKLYELDVRSICHNLLATLSRREEAYHRKVLLGPTGDQGAVASIHDRVVFKQEGLDQMLQYDSYGRKSLIDHFYDIDASLDAVSMNEAREQGDFVTGAYESKLRRNPDRMQAQMWRDGNVDGAPVKVTKGVTLEAGGSELEITYLLENLPGDRPLHFSVELGMAGLPTGADDRYFVAGDGNRLGQLGTKLDLADVDSLNLVDEWLGIDVGLSMDRPTSIWTYPIATVSQSEGGFEMVNQSVVVQPHWILQADEHGRWSVTMRMKIDTTMAESRMHQAAEAATV, encoded by the coding sequence ATGAGCCCCTTCGTGCGACTCGTGCTGGTGCTGCACAACCACCAGCCCATCGGCAACTTTGATGGCGTCTTCGAGCAGACGTACCAGGACAGCTACCTGCCGTTCCTGGACGTCTACGAGCGGTACGAGGGGCTGCCGATATCGCTGCACACCAGCGGCTCGTTGATCGAGTGGCTGGCCGTGCACCACCCCGAGTACCTGGACCGCGTCGCGAACCTGGTTGAGCAGGGCCGCATCGAGGTGATCGGCGGTCCGTTCATGGAGCCGATCCTGACGATGATCCCCGGCCGGGACCGCGTCGGCCAGATCCGCGCCTACAGCCAGTACCTGCACGACCGCCTGGGCGCGACCGTCCGCGGCATGTGGATGCCCGAGCGTGTCTGGGAGCAGACCCTGACCGCCGACATCGCCGAGGCCGGCATCCAGTACACCGTGCTGGACGACTACCACTTCCGCAACGCCGGCTGGACCCCCGACCAGCTGCACGGCTACTACGTCACCGAGCACGACGGCCGCCTGCTGTCGGTCTTCCCGGGGAGCGAGCGGCTGCGGTACACGATCCCGTTCGCCGAGCCCCAGGCGACCATCGACCACCTCCGCGGCATCGCCGAGCAGCAGCCCGGCTCGATCGTCACCTTCGGCGACGACGGGGAGAAGCTCGGCTCGTGGCCCGACACCAAGCAGCACGTGTACGACAACGGCTGGCTGTGCCGCTTCTTCGAGGCGCTGCTGGCCAACCAGGAGTGGCTTAAGGTCACCACGCCCGGCGAAGCGGTCGACAACGTCGCGCCGCTCGGCAAGCTCTACATCCCCGAGGCGAGCTACCGCGAGATGACCGAGTGGGCCCTGCCCGCCGTGCAGCAGAACGCCTACCACGACACGCAGCACCTGCTGGAGGACGAGGGCCGCTGGGAGCTGATCCAGCCGTTCACCCGCGGCGGCTTCTGGCGGAACTTCAAGGTCCGCTACCCCGAGACCAACGAGATGTACTGCCGCATGCTGCAGGTCAGCAACCGGCTGGCCAAGCTCCGCACGCAGGGCGACGGCGGCGAGCTGCTCGACGCCGCGCAGTACGAGCTGTACCGCGGGCAGTGCAACTGCAGCTACTGGCACGGCGCCTTCGGCGGCTGCTACCTGCCGCACCTGCGGAACGCGGTCTACAAGGCGCTGATCGCGGCCGACAACCTGATGGACCAGCACGAGGGCCGCGGCTGGGAGGGCGACCGCTCGTACTGGGTCGAGGTCGACGCCGACGACTACAACCTCGACGGCCGCAAGGAGATCCGCCTCGCGTCGAACCGGCTCAAGGCGTTCCTCGCGCCGGGCGAGGGGGGCAAGCTTTACGAGCTGGACGTCCGCAGCATCTGCCACAACCTGCTCGCCACGCTCAGCCGCCGCGAGGAGGCCTACCACCGCAAGGTGCTGCTCGGCCCGACCGGCGACCAGGGCGCCGTGGCCAGCATCCACGACCGCGTGGTGTTCAAGCAGGAAGGCCTCGATCAGATGCTGCAGTACGACTCGTACGGCCGCAAGAGCCTGATCGACCACTTCTACGACATCGACGCGTCGCTCGACGCGGTGTCAATGAACGAGGCCCGCGAGCAGGGCGACTTCGTCACCGGCGCGTACGAGTCGAAGCTCCGCCGCAACCCGGACCGGATGCAGGCCCAGATGTGGCGCGACGGCAACGTCGACGGCGCCCCGGTCAAGGTGACCAAGGGCGTGACCCTCGAGGCGGGCGGCTCGGAACTGGAGATCACCTACCTGCTCGAGAACCTGCCGGGCGACCGCCCGCTGCACTTCTCGGTCGAGCTCGGCATGGCCGGCCTCCCCACCGGGGCCGACGACCGCTACTTCGTCGCCGGCGATGGCAATCGGCTCGGCCAGCTCGGCACGAAGCTCGACTTGGCGGACGTCGACTCGCTGAACTTGGTCGACGAGTGGCTCGGCATCGACGTCGGTCTCTCGATGGACCGCCCGACCTCGATCTGGACCTACCCGATCGCCACGGTCAGCCAGTCCGAGGGTGGCTTCGAGATGGTCAACCAGAGCGTGGTGGTGCAGCCGCACTGGATCCTGCAGGCCGACGAGCACGGCCGCTGGAGCGTCACCATGCGGATGAAGATCGACACCACCATGGCCGAGTCCCGCATGCACCAAGCCGCCGAAGCGGCGACCGTGTAG
- the bioD gene encoding dethiobiotin synthase translates to MKTLFITGVGTEIGKTYVAALIAKQLRESGVRVGVYKPVASGCENGRSEDAELLWEAAGRPQTPELVCPLRYTAAVAPHVAARAEGKSFTPDQLVAGADAWRPYCDVLLVEGAGGLLSPLSEGDFYNADLADALAAPMVVVAANRLGVIHDTLATLLAAESRCHCCRVAGVVLNSAGPEQDASVASNADELTARMTVPLLATAAWGGGLDRVVDWAGLLD, encoded by the coding sequence ATGAAAACCCTCTTCATCACTGGCGTCGGCACCGAGATTGGCAAGACCTATGTCGCGGCGCTGATTGCCAAGCAGCTTCGCGAGTCGGGCGTCCGGGTTGGCGTTTACAAGCCGGTCGCCAGCGGGTGCGAGAACGGCCGCAGCGAGGACGCCGAGCTGCTGTGGGAGGCCGCCGGCCGGCCCCAGACGCCCGAGCTGGTCTGCCCGCTGCGGTACACGGCCGCGGTGGCGCCGCATGTGGCGGCGCGGGCGGAGGGCAAGTCGTTCACGCCGGACCAACTAGTCGCCGGCGCCGACGCGTGGCGGCCGTACTGCGACGTGCTGCTGGTTGAGGGGGCAGGCGGCCTGCTCTCGCCGCTCTCCGAGGGCGACTTCTACAACGCCGACCTGGCCGACGCGCTCGCCGCGCCGATGGTCGTGGTCGCCGCCAACCGCCTGGGCGTGATCCACGACACGCTCGCCACGCTGCTCGCCGCCGAGTCGCGCTGCCACTGCTGCCGGGTCGCCGGCGTGGTGCTCAACAGCGCCGGCCCCGAACAAGACGCCAGCGTCGCCTCGAACGCCGACGAGCTCACTGCCAGGATGACGGTCCCGCTACTGGCCACCGCGGCGTGGGGTGGGGGACTGGATCGCGTGGTGGATTGGGCTGGGCTGCTGGACTAG
- a CDS encoding shikimate dehydrogenase family protein, which yields MSQTSLLEKCCLIGQSVTGNPTHFMVEQAFAAAGIDWRFLTFEVNESKLVDALRGAAALGFSGMLLLPSLQRLSWEHISKHTDRADQTRSVSILLRREDRLIGDDLAGESVAACIVRSHPIAGRHAAVLGLEGRGLATAFALLQHGAASLRVVDFGHEEGEPLINRLRAAYPDHPIESIDADEQYIDLPAEVNLIMCASCWAKERDPLTAEALAGSLRGDMVVADARVRAGLSPLLHAAADRGAKVVTGVEILTREIAEAIRLWTGVEPPEDVLMDAAEEFLGV from the coding sequence GTGTCCCAAACTTCGCTGCTAGAGAAGTGCTGCCTGATCGGCCAGTCGGTCACCGGTAACCCGACCCACTTCATGGTCGAGCAGGCGTTCGCGGCGGCCGGCATCGACTGGCGGTTCCTGACGTTTGAGGTCAACGAGTCGAAGCTGGTCGACGCGTTGCGGGGCGCTGCGGCGCTCGGCTTCAGCGGCATGCTGCTGCTCCCCTCGCTGCAGCGGCTGAGCTGGGAGCACATCAGCAAGCACACCGACCGGGCCGATCAGACCCGCTCGGTCTCGATCCTGCTGCGGCGCGAAGACCGCCTGATCGGCGACGACCTGGCCGGCGAGAGCGTCGCGGCCTGCATCGTCCGCAGCCACCCGATCGCGGGCCGTCACGCGGCGGTGCTGGGGCTGGAGGGCCGCGGCCTCGCGACCGCCTTCGCCCTGCTGCAGCACGGCGCCGCGTCGCTCCGCGTGGTGGACTTTGGCCACGAGGAGGGCGAGCCACTCATCAACCGACTGCGGGCCGCCTACCCCGACCACCCGATCGAGTCGATCGACGCCGACGAGCAGTACATCGACCTGCCGGCCGAGGTCAACCTCATCATGTGCGCGTCGTGCTGGGCCAAGGAACGCGACCCGCTCACCGCCGAGGCCTTGGCCGGATCGCTGCGAGGCGACATGGTAGTCGCCGACGCGCGGGTCCGCGCCGGCCTCAGCCCGCTGCTGCACGCCGCCGCCGACCGCGGCGCGAAGGTCGTGACCGGCGTCGAGATCCTGACCCGCGAGATCGCCGAAGCCATCCGCCTGTGGACCGGCGTCGAACCGCCCGAAGACGTGCTGATGGACGCCGCCGAAGAGTTCCTTGGCGTGTGA